In Trifolium pratense cultivar HEN17-A07 linkage group LG7, ARS_RC_1.1, whole genome shotgun sequence, a genomic segment contains:
- the LOC123899369 gene encoding uncharacterized protein LOC123899369, with product MDEEVSDWLKALSRGPNDIAKRYSGYVVNGYRFHTTKREARLKTQNSGVTLEAVTQVLRNANDENPKTTCLTYYGAVKDIIDIDYYGHKSYVLFKCDWFVAEVDKYGSPCVYFNKKCYKNDPFVLASQVQQCFFIEDPFNKNRHYVLKAIPRETCDMGECLSSDGQDYNISTNLDVSKDDCEVDLVREDVPDEIFEIPLSELHKQEKNESFESDDESTDDSSYSSC from the coding sequence ATGGATGAGGAAGTCTCTGATTGGTTGAAGGCATTGTCTAGGGGACCAAATGATATTGCTAAAAGGTATTCTGGTTATGTTGTTAATGGTTACAGATTTCATACAACAAAACGCGAAGCAAGGCTTAAAACACAAAACAGTGGTGTGACATTAGAAGCGGTAACTCAAGTTCTTAGAAATGCAAATGATGAAAATCCAAAAACGACTTGTTTGACTTACTATGGGGCAGTAAAAGATATCATTGATATCGATTATTATGGTCACAAAAGTTATGTATTGTTTAAATGTGATTGGTTTGTGGCTGAAGTTGACAAATATGGGTCACCATGTGTTTACTTTAACAAAAAATGCTACAAAAATGATCCATTTGTGTTGGCATCTCAAGTTCAGCAATGCTTCTTTATTGAAGAtccttttaataaaaatagacaCTATGTTTTGAAGGCAATTCCAAGGGAAACATGTGACATGGGAGAATGTTTGAGTTCAGATGGCCAAGATTATAATATTTCAACAAATCTTGATGTATCAAAGGATGACTGTGAAGTTGATTTGGTTAGGGAAGATGTACCAGATGAAATCTTTGAAATACCTTTGTCAGAACTtcacaaacaagaaaaaaatgagaGTTTTGAAAGTGATGACGAGTCTACTGATGATTCTAGTTATAGTAGTTGTTAA
- the LOC123896164 gene encoding uncharacterized mitochondrial protein AtMg00810-like codes for MKAPQGLTGVSANQVCKLKKSLYGLRQASRKWYEKLSQFLITIGYAQMTSDPTLFTKSTSSDFSVLLVYVDDIVLTGNCMDEIDATKSQLHKAFRIKDLGILKFFLGLEVAHSQQGITLCQRKYCLELLTETGTLGCKPSSIPMDPSNRLHHDDSEPHHDITKYRALVGKLLYLTSTRPDIAFPVQQLSQFLDAPTSTHFKAAHKVLRYLKGNPGTGLFFPRNSSIQLLGFSDADWGGCIDSRRSITGYCFFLGQSLICWKSKKQLTVSKSSSEAEYRALASATCELQWLSYLLRDLQVTTDKLHALYCDSQSALHIASNPVFHERTKHLDIDCHIVREKLQGGLMKLLPISGFNQTADILTKALHPANFHRQFSKLGLHNIFRPQLEGV; via the coding sequence ATGAAAGCACCACAAGGATTGACTGGTGTTTCTGCTAATCAGGTCTGCAAGTTAAAGAAATCATTATACGGCCTACGACAAGCTAGTAGGAAATGGTATGAAAAGTTATCTCAATTCCTCATCACCATTGGATATGCTCAGATGACATCTGATCCTACTTTATTTACCAAGTCCACCTCATCTGATTTTAGTGTTTTACTTgtgtatgttgatgacatagttcTCACTGGAAATTGTATGGATGAAATAGATGCTACTAAGTCACAACTACACAAAGCTTTTCGTATTAAAGATTTAGGcatattgaaattttttcttgGATTGGAAGTGGCTCACTCCCAGCAAGGGATTACATTGTGTCAAAGAAAATATTGCTTAGAGCTACTGACTGAAACAGGTACCTTAGGATGCAAGCCATCCAGCATTCCTATGGATCCAAGCAATAGACTACATCATGATGATAGTGAACCACATCATGACATCACTAAGTATAGAGCTTTAGTTGGCAAACTACTATATCTCACCTCCACAAGGCCTGATATAGCTTTTCCTGTTCAACAGTTGAGTCAATTTCTTGATGCTCCAACTTCAACACATTTCAAAGCTGCTCATAAAGTGTTGAGATATCTCAAAGGCAATCCTGGCACTGGTTTGTTTTTCCCTAGAAATTCATCCATTCAGCTATTAGGATTTAGTGATGCAGATTGGGGAGGCTGCATTGATAGCAGAAGATCAATCACAGGATACTGTTTCTTTCTTGGCCAATCACTGATCTGTTGGAAATCTAAGAAACAATTGACAGTGTCAAAATCTTCATCTGAGGCAGAATATCGTGCTCTAGCATCTGCTACTTGTGAACTGCAATGGTTGAGTTATCTACTAAGAGATCTGCAAGTCACAACAGACAAATTACATGCCCTCTATTGTGACAGCCAGAGTGCTTTACATATTGCTTCTAATCCTGTGTTCCATGAACGCACAAAACACCTTGACATAGATTGCCACATTGTAAGAGAGAAGCTTCAAGGAGGGTTGATGAAATTACTACCCATTTCTGGCTTCAATCAAACAGCTGACATCCTGACCAAGGCCCTACATCCAGCAAATTTTCACAGACAATTTTCCAAGCTTGGCCTTCATAACATCTTCAGGCCTCAGCTTGAGGGGGTGTGA
- the LOC123896162 gene encoding uncharacterized protein LOC123896162, producing the protein MINKDWVELPPHSEGYKDGVDNFLDIGYTKGIVEGIEILCPCAICCNDSWKERDVVYDHLRSKGFVKGYTEWIYHGDDKILMDLDGDTNDETSSDSSSDDIDGLLFETFKDVAEGGVHEGLNEDARKFYKLVDDSNQELYPGCEKFSSLSFTIRMYLLKCLHGWSNASFTALLELLKEAMPELNIPVSFNKTKSMIKDLGLDYKKIHACPNNCMLFWKEYGEDDSCHLCGASRWIEYPEVDCAPGDSKKPQKVPAKVLRHFPLIPRLKRLFMCSKTADTLRWHAEERSRDGRLRHPADGQAWKDFDATYPDFSLETRNIRLGLASDGFNPFKTISLSHSTWPVVLTIYNYAPNLCLKAENCLMSLLIPGPHSPGNAIDVYMQPLIEELKILWDVGVETYDISKNESFQMRAALLWTVNDFPAYAMLSGWSTKGKFACPACNHKTSSTYLKHSKKMCYMGHRVFLDSNHVWRANAASFDGKTEYRSPPTLLSSKRILKDLKHIPDVLGKEYKKKRRGPWKKKSIFWQLPYWNDISLRHNLDVMHIEKNICDNIIGTLLEIEGKKKDHANARLDLQHMRIRKNLHLKATSDGKKTQIPKACCSLTKHEKSVFCGVLKIAKLPDGLASNISRCVQVNEGKISGYKSHDAHIILHYLLQVAIRGITPNQVSIPLIRLCSFFRCLCQKVIEVKTLDNLEVEIAETLCQLERIFPPSFFDIMVHLPIHLANEVRLGGPVQFRWMYYMERYLGDLKSFVRNRSRPEGSIAEAYLVKESLTFCSRYLSSGVDTRMNRMTRNSDDTPSIGHPIGGKKLISLDQKLQNQAHGYILFNCDEVQEYIRYNHLLATTFHYDNEFLFLLY; encoded by the coding sequence ATGATAAATAAGGATTGGGTTGAGTTGCCTCCACATAGTGAAGGTTATAAGGATGGTGTTGATAACTTTTTGGATATTGGATACACCAAAGGAATAGTTGAAGGAATAGAGATTTTGTGCCCTTGTGCTATATGTTGTAATGATAGTTGGAAAGAGAGAGATGTAGTGTATGACCATTTACGTAGCAAAGGATTTGTAAAGGGATACACAGAATGGATTTACCATGGTGACGATAAAATTCTTATGGATCTTGATGGGGATACTAATGATGAAACATCATCTGATTCATCATCTGATGATATTGACGGCTTGTTGTTTGAGACGTTTAAAGATGTTGCTGAAGGTGGAGTACATGAAGGGCTAAATGAAGACGCAAGgaaattttataaactagttGATGATTCAAATCAAGAGTTGTATCCTGGCTGTGAAAAATTCTCCTCATTATCATTCACCATTCGAATGTATTTGTTGAAATGTCTCCATGGATGGAGCAATGCATCGTTCACTGCTCTCTTAGAGTTGTTGAAAGAGGCTATGCCAGAATTGAACATCCCTGTCTCTTTCAATAAAACAAAGTCTATGATAAAGGATTTGGGCTTAGACTATAAAAAGATTCACGCATGTCCCAACAATTGCATGTTGTTTTGGAAAGAGTACGGGGAAGATGACTCGTGTCATCTTTGTGGAGCATCCAGGTGGATTGAATATCCTGAAGTTGATTGTGCTCCCGGAGATTCTAAAAAACCTCAAAAGGTTCCTGCCAAAGTTCTAAGACATTTTCCTCTGATTCCAAGATTGAAAAGACTTTTTATGTGTTCAAAGACAGCTGACACATTGAGGTGGCACGCAGAGGAGCGTTCAAGGGATGGTAGGTTAAGGCACCCAGCTGATGGCCAAGCATGGAAAGACTTTGATGCAACATATCCAGATTTTTCTCTTGAGACTCGTAACATCCGGCTTGGGTTGGCAAGTGATGGGTTTAATCCATTTAAGACTATAAGTCTTTCACATAGCACATGGCCTGTTGTACTAACAATATATAATTATGCGCCCAATTTGTGCTTGAAGGCAGAAAACTGTTTGATGTCGTTACTTATTCCTGGGCCACATTCTCCTGGAAATGCAATTGATGTGTATATGCAGCCACTTATTGAGGAACTTAAGATATTGTGGGATGTTGGTGTAGAAACATATGATATCTCAAAAAATGAATCATTTCAGATGCGTGCAGCTCTTTTGTGGACTGTGAATGACTTCCCTGCATATGCTATGCTATCTGGTTGGAGTACTAAAGGGAAGTTTGCTTGCCCTGCTTGTAATCATAAAACTTCTTCAACTTACTTGAAACATAGCAAGAAGATGTGTTATATGGGTCATCGAGTCTTTTTGGATTCAAATCATGTATGGAGGGCAAATGCAGCTTCTTTTGATGGAAAAACAGAATATAGGTCTCCACCCACCTTGTTGAGTTCAaaaaggattttaaaagacttgaAACACATCCCCGATGTATTGGGGAAggaatataagaaaaaaaggcGTGGTCCGTGGAAGAAAAAATCTATCTTTTGGCAATTGCCATATTGGAATGATATTTCCTTGCGCCATAATTTAGATGTTATGCATATAGAGAAGAACATTTGTGATAATATAATTGGTACTCTCTTAGAGATTGAAGGGAAGAAAAAGGATCATGCGAATGCTCGTTTGGACCTACAACACATGAGGATTAGAAAAAATCTCCATTTGAAGGCAACGAGTGATGGTAAGAAAACTCAAATCCCTAAAGCATGTTGCTCCCTAACAAAGCATGAGAAGTCTGTTTTTTGTGGTGTTTTAAAGATAGCAAAACTTCCTGATGGCCTTGCTTCTAATATTTCTCGATGTGTTCAAGTTAATGAAGGGAAAATTTCTGGGTACAAGAGTCATGATGCTCATATTATACTCCATTACTTGTTGCAAGTAGCAATAAGAGGGATAACACCTAATCAAGTTTCTATACCTTTGATTCGGCTTTGTTCCTTTTTTCGGTGTTTATGCCAAAAGGTTATAGAGGTGAAAACTTTGGATAACTTGGAAGTAGAGATTGCTGAAACACTTTGTCAATTGGAGCGTATCTTCCCTCCAAGTTTCTTTGACATAATGGTTCACTTACCAATtcaccttgcaaatgaagtcaGATTGGGTGGACCGGTTCAATTTCGATGGATGTATTATATGGAAAGATATTTGGGTGATTTAAAATCTTTTGTTCGTAATAGGAGTCGTCCGGAGGGTTCTATTGCTGAAGCATACTTGGTCAAAGAATCTCTAACATTCTGTTCAAGATATTTGTCTAGTGGTGTAGACACAAGGATGAATAGAATGACACGAAATAGTGATGATACTCCTAGCATAGGTCATCCGATTGGGGGAAAGAAACTAATTTCTCTTGATCAGAAGTTGCAAAACCAAGCTCATGGTTACATTTTATTCAATTGTGATGAAGTGCAAGAATACATTAGGTATAATCATCTACTTGCTACAACCTTTCATTATGATAAtgagtttctttttcttttgtattga